The Nitrobacter hamburgensis X14 genome contains the following window.
TCGGGATCTATGAAATAGGTTGCCCGCACGCTCGCGCTGTTCTCGGCAGCTTCGTCAATCATGCCGTAGGCACGGCCTACCATCATCGACGGGTCCTCGATCACTGGAAATGGAATCTCCACCGCGAACAGTTCTGTGATCGTCCGGGTCCAGGCGAGGTGTGAATAGAGGCTATCGACCGAAAGGCCCAAGAGGGCGCAGTCCAGCGCGGTGAAGCGGTCTCGCGCTTTGGCCAGCGCAACAAACTCGGTCGTGCATACGGGCGTAAAATCTGCCGGGTGCGAGAAGAACACCAGCCATCGGCCTCTGTAATCCGAAAGCCGGATCGGGCCCTTCGTGGATCGGGCTTCGAAGTCGGGAGCGGAGTCCCCCATCCGCAAGGGTGAAGGAGCGGGGCGAGGCGTCACGTCGTTCATCAGAAGAGCCATCTTGGAGTCACCTGCAGGTTCCCATCGTGCGATTAATTTGGTTAGCACAGTTACATTATCCTATAACTATGAAAATAATTAGATAGATACAAGCCGCAGGAATCGCAATCCTTACCTTGACATCTATCAATTTCATACATATAAGTTTCTGTATGTAATGTTATGTAAGTGATCGGCAGGCGGCCGATGTCATGACCACCCTTGATGACGTTGGTCTGCAGAGGGCGGAAAAACTCGGCAGATTCTGCGGACGTTCCTCGGCGCGATGATGGGGGAGCGGTCGGAGACCCAGGGAGTCTCAAAATGAACTATCCGATCGATATTGCGGTTAAGCCCGAGGTTACTCCGTTCTTTGACCCGACGACCAACACCATCAGCTATGTTGTCAAAGATCCGTTCTCGTCGTCCTGCGCGGTTATCGATTCTGTCATGGACATCGACTACGCGGCTGGCCGTATCAGCTACAAATCGGCAGATCGGATTATCGCCTATATCCGTCGTAAAGGGTTACGGGTCGATTGGATCATCGAAACCCACGCACACGCCGATCATCTTTCGGCCGCGCCGTACATCCAGCAACAGCTGGGCGGCAAACTCGGAATCGGTGAACACATTGTGATCGTGCAGGGGACCTTCGGAAAAATCTTCAACGAAGGCACGGAGTTCAAGCGCGACGGCAGTCAATTCGATCGACTGTTCAAGGATGGCGATACCTATTCGATCGGCAATATCACTGCGTTTGTCATGCACACTCCGGGGCATACGCCGGCTTGCACGACCCACGTCGTCGGAGACGCGGCCTTCACCGGCGACACATTGTTCATGCCTGACGGCGGTACCGCGCGGGCGGATTTTCCAGGCGGCGACGCCCGCACACTCTATCGCTCCGTTCGGCAACTCCTTGAGACACTGCCGCCAGAAACCCGGTTGTTTCTATGCCACGACTACGGACCTAACGGTCGCGAAATTCGATGGGAAACGACTGTCCGCGAAGAGCGTATGCACAACATCCATGTTCGCGATGGTGTGAGCGAAGATACCTTTGTGCAAATGCGCGAAGCCCGCGACAAGACCCTTTCGATGCCGCGGCTCATCGTGCCGTCGCTTCAGGTCAACACACGCGCCGGACACCTGCCCGAACCGGACGAAAGCGGAAAGACCTTTCTGAAAGTGCCGGTCAACGCACTCTAAGAACCGAGCGACAAGTTGAACATGAGCGGGAAGGAAGAACGCATGGATGTGAAGAAATTATCCGATGAGCTGAGCGTATCGGCACAGATTATGCCGCACGATATGGCCGCGCTGAAGCAGGCCGGTTTCCGTTCGATCATCTGCAATCGACCAGACGGCGAGGCCGCCGATCAACCAACGGCTCGGGAATTGGAAGCGGCAGCGTCCGCCCGTGAGCTTGAGTTCGTCTATCTGCCGGTTGTTTCCGGCAAGATGTCCGATAGCGACGCCGTGAAATTTGGGCAGATATTGAAGAACCTGCCGAAACCGGCCTTGGCATTCTGCCGTACCGGAACACGGTCCACGTCACTTTGGTGTTTGGCGAATGCATCTACGCAACCCCTTCCGGCACTTCTCGGAGCGGCCAAAGCAGCCGGCTACGATATGTCTGGCATCGTGCGGAGGATTGCCAATGGCGGCAAGACCCCGGTGCACCTGGCAGACGCAAGCTATGACGCCGTCATTGTCGGCGGCGGCGCCGCTGGCATCGCCTGCGCGTCGAGCCTCCTGGCGCGCGCGCCCAACCTCAACATCGCCATCATCGATCCTGCCGATATTCACTATTACCAACCCGGATGGACCATGGTCGGAGCCGGTGTCTTCGACGCAGCGTCCACCGTCCATACGATGGCGTCGGTCGTGCCCTCGGGCGTGACCTGGATCAAGGCTGCCGTCACCGCGTTCGAGCCGACCGAGAACGCTGTCATTCTGGAAGGATGTCGCGTCGTCAAGTATAGCCGCCTCGTCGTCTGTCCCGGTCTGAAGCTCGATTGGTCGAAGGTTGATGGGTTAACCGAAACGCTCGGTCGCAACGGCGTGACCTCCAACTATCGCTTCGACCTTGCGCCCTATACCTGGGAACTTGTCCGTTCACTGAAATCCGGAAAGGCTGTCTTCACGCAGCCGCCGATGCCGATCAAGTGCGCGGGCGCGCCGCAGAAGGCGATGTATCTGTCGGCGGATCATTGGTATCGCCGTGGCCACCTCCGCAACATCGATGTCGGATTCTATAACGCCGGTAGCGTGCTATTCGGCGTCGCCGATTACGTGCCTGCCTTGATGGAATACGTAAAGAAGTATGATGCGAAGCTGAATTTCCAACACAATCTCGTCGCCATCGACGGGCCGGAAAGGAAGGCCTACTTCACCAAAACCTCTCCTGATCGTCCGGCGGAGACCGTCGAAGTGCAATTCGACATGATCCACGTGACGCCGCCGCAGTGCGCGCCGGACTTCATCCGTGTCAGCGCGCTGGCGGACGTATCCGGATGGGTCGACGTGGACCAGGGAAGCCTGCGGCACAAGACATACGACAACATCTGGTCTCTGGGCGATGTATGCTCGGCCCCGAATGCCAAGACTGCCGCGGCGGCCCGCAAGCAGGCGCCGATCGTTGCCGAGAATATATGCGTCGATTTGCGTCTCCGAGCGAAACAGGCGGTGTATGATGGTTATGGATCGTGTCCGTTAACCGTCGAGCGCGGCAAGATTGTTCTGGCCGAGTTTGGATATGGCGGAAAGCTTCTGCCGAGCTTCCCTGCCTTCATCCTGAACGGTAAGAAGCCGACCCGAGCGGCCTGGTGGCTGAAGCAGAGAGTCCTGCCGCCGATCTATTGGCATGCGATGCTCAAGGGCAAAGAGTGGATGGCCGCTCCAGACGTGCGCTGAGGGTGAGCGCGTCCATGGTTCATGACGCACTCGCGGTCGGATCCGGGACACTGGTGGGGTTCGTTCTCGGACTGATCGGTGGAGGAGGTTCTATCCTCGCCGTCCCGCTTCTCGTCTATGTGGTAGGCGTACAATCAACACACGTGGCCATCGGGACTAGCGCGGTGGCCGTCGCACTGAGCGCGCTATCGAGCCTGGTCGCTCATGCCCGCGCCGGCAATGTGCGTTGGCCTTGCGCGCTCGTGTTCGCGGCCTGCGGCATCGTCGGCGCCGGTCTGGGTTCGACGATAGGCAAGTCGTTCGATGGCCAACAGCTGCTCTTCCTGTTCGGATTGCTAATGATCGTCATCGCACTCTCGATGCTTAGAGGACCGAGAGGCGAGATCAAGGGATTCGTACCCTTGACGAGGGAAAATGCGGCAGCGGTAGCACCGCGTTTGGCGGTTTTCGGAGGCGGGGCAGGTCTGCTAGCAGGATTCTTCGGTATCGGCGGCGGTTTCCTCGTCGTGCCGGGCCTCGTTGCCGGAGCTAGAATGCCCTTGTTGGGTGCAATCGGATCGTCGTTGGTGTCGGTCTTCGCCTTCGGACTTACGACGGCCGCGAACTACGCCCTTTCCGGATTAATCGACTGGCAGTTGGTCGTCCTGTTTGTACTGGGCGGCATCGCCGGCAGTCTTTTCGGCGGCCGGATTGCCGCGCGGCTGGCAAGCCAAAAGAGAACCCTGTCTATTGTGTTCGCCGTGATAGTCGCGAGCGTTGGTGTCTACGTCGTGGTCCGCGGACTCGTCGGCTGAAGACTTGATTAAAACGTGGCAATTTCGATCTTGCCCAGTTGAGATTGAGACGGTCGGTGTCTACTCCGAGGCCGACCGAGACGTGGTGGACGTCGGACGCCGATGAGGACGGGCTGACGGCCTGCCTGCCGCGGCCAAAAGACTGTCTGTTGATCGACTGGGCCGTAGTGACAATTTAACGGATTGGGATTCCCACGGAGGCGCGATTCAACGCTGATTTTGGAGGTCAGCGCTGGACTGCGATGCGCTTCGGGATGATCCGTGGGAACGGCTCAAGGGCTTTGTACCGGGCGGGACCAGGGGCAAGCGCGGCCCGCGCACCGACAACCGCAAATTTCTGGATGCGTTGCTGTGGATGGCCCGTTGGGGCGGGCGCTGGCGCAACCTGCCGGAGCGGTTGGGCGACTACCGCGCGGTGACGGCGTTACTATCGCTGGATCGAGATGGGCGTGCTGGACGACATGCTTGCGGTGTTGGCGCGCGAAGCCGAGCCACAAGAAGGCTGTCGTGGCCTTGGCGTGAAAATTCACTTTCCCATGTCGGACGAGCACCAATGTACCTGGTCCTCGCTCTGACGCTGTCGTGATGGCAGACGGGACAAATGA
Protein-coding sequences here:
- a CDS encoding peroxiredoxin, which codes for MALLMNDVTPRPAPSPLRMGDSAPDFEARSTKGPIRLSDYRGRWLVFFSHPADFTPVCTTEFVALAKARDRFTALDCALLGLSVDSLYSHLAWTRTITELFAVEIPFPVIEDPSMMVGRAYGMIDEAAENSASVRATYFIDPEGVIRAITHYPLTIGRSIDEMVRMVAALQATMSGQKLAPANWQPGETLLLPADEKTQKDTNWFCRSAA
- a CDS encoding MBL fold metallo-hydrolase, yielding MNYPIDIAVKPEVTPFFDPTTNTISYVVKDPFSSSCAVIDSVMDIDYAAGRISYKSADRIIAYIRRKGLRVDWIIETHAHADHLSAAPYIQQQLGGKLGIGEHIVIVQGTFGKIFNEGTEFKRDGSQFDRLFKDGDTYSIGNITAFVMHTPGHTPACTTHVVGDAAFTGDTLFMPDGGTARADFPGGDARTLYRSVRQLLETLPPETRLFLCHDYGPNGREIRWETTVREERMHNIHVRDGVSEDTFVQMREARDKTLSMPRLIVPSLQVNTRAGHLPEPDESGKTFLKVPVNAL
- a CDS encoding bifunctional protein tyrosine phosphatase family protein/NAD(P)/FAD-dependent oxidoreductase encodes the protein MDVKKLSDELSVSAQIMPHDMAALKQAGFRSIICNRPDGEAADQPTARELEAAASARELEFVYLPVVSGKMSDSDAVKFGQILKNLPKPALAFCRTGTRSTSLWCLANASTQPLPALLGAAKAAGYDMSGIVRRIANGGKTPVHLADASYDAVIVGGGAAGIACASSLLARAPNLNIAIIDPADIHYYQPGWTMVGAGVFDAASTVHTMASVVPSGVTWIKAAVTAFEPTENAVILEGCRVVKYSRLVVCPGLKLDWSKVDGLTETLGRNGVTSNYRFDLAPYTWELVRSLKSGKAVFTQPPMPIKCAGAPQKAMYLSADHWYRRGHLRNIDVGFYNAGSVLFGVADYVPALMEYVKKYDAKLNFQHNLVAIDGPERKAYFTKTSPDRPAETVEVQFDMIHVTPPQCAPDFIRVSALADVSGWVDVDQGSLRHKTYDNIWSLGDVCSAPNAKTAAAARKQAPIVAENICVDLRLRAKQAVYDGYGSCPLTVERGKIVLAEFGYGGKLLPSFPAFILNGKKPTRAAWWLKQRVLPPIYWHAMLKGKEWMAAPDVR
- a CDS encoding sulfite exporter TauE/SafE family protein; the protein is MVHDALAVGSGTLVGFVLGLIGGGGSILAVPLLVYVVGVQSTHVAIGTSAVAVALSALSSLVAHARAGNVRWPCALVFAACGIVGAGLGSTIGKSFDGQQLLFLFGLLMIVIALSMLRGPRGEIKGFVPLTRENAAAVAPRLAVFGGGAGLLAGFFGIGGGFLVVPGLVAGARMPLLGAIGSSLVSVFAFGLTTAANYALSGLIDWQLVVLFVLGGIAGSLFGGRIAARLASQKRTLSIVFAVIVASVGVYVVVRGLVG